TGTGAATTCCGTGCTGTCCTCGAACCGCCTGATTGTGCGGGGCTTTTTGGGCGCCATCTTGGTGGCGGGCCTGATGTTGATTTTGCCGCTGTACATGCAGAACCGCCTGACGAAACTTTATACGAAATCGCATGAGCTGGCCTTGCAAATCGGTCAGTTGGAACGCGAACGTACTTTGCAACAGCTTGAAATCAATAAGTTGTCTTCGCTGGAGAATCTTTCGGTGTTTGCCGAAGGGGCAGAACTTGGCTTGAACGGCGTACCGACCAAGGTGCGCGTGACGGGGGCACCATGAATATCGTGAATTTGGATGCTCTCTCGGTTGGAAAGATGATTGTGCTGGGCGTTATCGGCGTTCTGGCGTGGCAGACCTTTAATATCCAGGTGATCAACCGTGGCGTTTACCAGGAAGAAACCAAGCGCCAGGTCACGATGGCCAAGAATATCTATGCAGAACGCGGTGAAATTCTGGATAGGAATGGCGAAGTGCTCGCGCGGAACCTGCGCGATACGGGCAAGGCCGAAGACTATAGCCGCATTTTCTTGCAAGGAAAACTTGCCTCGCAGATTGTGGGCAAGGTGGGTTTCGATGGCGTGGGAAGCATGGGCGTGGAACGCGTCTTTGACTTGCGTCTCCGCGGCAACGAAGGATTCCGCGTGGGAATCAAGGACGCAAGGGAACACGAAATCTACGGACGTTCCGAAAATGTGGCCGAGGCGAAGCCGGGAAAGAACCTGGTGCTCACCATCGACAAGAACATGCAGGAAATCGTGGAGAAGGCGCTCAAGGACGGTGTGACCGAGTTCAGCGCGGCGAGTGCCTCTGCCGTGGTGGTGGACCCCTACACGGGCGAAATCCTTGCCATGGCGAGTTACCCGACATTTGATCCGAATTCCAAGAAACAGGGTGTCGGCCGCATGGCGAAAAATGACATCGTTGCGATGTCGTATGAACCGGGGTCGACGTTCAAGGTGATTACGGCTGCAGCTGCCCTTGAAAACGATGTGGTTCCCGAAGATACCGTGTTTGTGAACGAAGGCAAGTGCTGGAGCTGGAATCCTAAATCAGAACGCATCTGCGATACGCACGTCTATGGTGATATGGATATGGCCGAGGCGATGGTGCAGTCGTCGAACATCGTGTTTGCAAAGATTGCCGACAAGGTGGGGGCGGATCGCTTCTACCGCATGGCTCGCAATTTTGGTTTTGGCATGAGAACGTCGGAAAACCTTTATGGCGAAGAATCCGGACGCTTGTACATGCCCTACGAGCTCACGAAGGACGACCGTACGCTGAAGACGATGGGCTTTGGACACGCCGTGTCCGTGACGCCGATTCAGATGGTGATGGCGTATTCGGCGGTTGCCAATGGCGGGAACCTGATGGAGCCCATGATTGTAAAGGAATGGCGCGATGCCGATGGAAACCTGGTGGAAAAGAAAAACCCCGTAAAGGTGCGGCGCGTGATTTCGGAGAAGACGGCTGCCTCGATTCGCAAGATGCTGAACCGCGTGGTGAATAGCGGAACGGCAAAGCGCGTGGCGAGCAAGAAGATTCCCGATGTGATTTTTGGCGGAAAGACGGGTACGGCCGAAAAATATAACCAGGAAACGGGAAAATACGACCGCGAACACCAGGTTGCGTCTTTCATTGGTCTTGCTCCGGTTGAAGATGTCCGCTACGTGTGCCTGGTACTGGTCGATGATCCGAACGCCGACAAACTTTACGGGCATACGGGCGGCGCGACGGCAGGGCCTATTTTCCGCCGTATTATGGAAAGTATCTATTACCATCCCGAGCTTTCGCCTGCAGCTCATGCACTGGCCTTGGTAAAGCCGGAATCGCCCTGCAAGGACGATTATGTGGGAATGGTTGCCGGTGCTGCAGAGGCTTTGGCGA
This genomic stretch from Fibrobacter sp. UWH4 harbors:
- a CDS encoding penicillin-binding protein; the protein is MNIVNLDALSVGKMIVLGVIGVLAWQTFNIQVINRGVYQEETKRQVTMAKNIYAERGEILDRNGEVLARNLRDTGKAEDYSRIFLQGKLASQIVGKVGFDGVGSMGVERVFDLRLRGNEGFRVGIKDAREHEIYGRSENVAEAKPGKNLVLTIDKNMQEIVEKALKDGVTEFSAASASAVVVDPYTGEILAMASYPTFDPNSKKQGVGRMAKNDIVAMSYEPGSTFKVITAAAALENDVVPEDTVFVNEGKCWSWNPKSERICDTHVYGDMDMAEAMVQSSNIVFAKIADKVGADRFYRMARNFGFGMRTSENLYGEESGRLYMPYELTKDDRTLKTMGFGHAVSVTPIQMVMAYSAVANGGNLMEPMIVKEWRDADGNLVEKKNPVKVRRVISEKTAASIRKMLNRVVNSGTAKRVASKKIPDVIFGGKTGTAEKYNQETGKYDREHQVASFIGLAPVEDVRYVCLVLVDDPNADKLYGHTGGATAGPIFRRIMESIYYHPELSPAAHALALVKPESPCKDDYVGMVAGAAEALAKSKKCAVSFEGEGNRVVSVRRDKADSLSLVLKLGNVDAEKMPNLKGLSLKDVLEIAGNIRMNVEYSGMGRVVSQSPKAGEPLRKGQICMLTLKEKG